The following are from one region of the Sorghum bicolor cultivar BTx623 chromosome 2, Sorghum_bicolor_NCBIv3, whole genome shotgun sequence genome:
- the LOC110432442 gene encoding zinc finger BED domain-containing protein RICESLEEPER 2-like, protein MERASSATAAEDEDAMSTDQSGRSGKKRAKVWGYLDTEFIDGVEKAVCKYCKFQLSSVPGQGTTHLNRHIGFYCHYISQEDRDRFLASWKNTSGRENSVFDPVVFRGLVAKYFVHSESAFQKADNPIWKEMIYYCQPSFHVVGQQTVCADCMLLYAEEKLQLLDQITKLKSHVSLTTYLWTSNQNLGYLGVTTHYINEEFELQKKIIAFKQISYPHNSFAIQDGITACLVEWGLIDRVFSVTLDNASVNNRAVRDLCAALGPQMFFKGEHLHVRCAAHVLNLMVQAGLEVIPDEIKKIRDVIKVATPLRLHGYKYSIQLFRR, encoded by the coding sequence ATGGAAAGAGCTTcatcagcaacagcagcagaggATGAGGATGCTATGTCAACAGATCAGTCAGGCAGGTCAGGGAAAAAGAGAGCTAAAGTTTGGGGTTATCTTGACACAGAATTCATTGATGGAGTTGAGAAGGCTGTCTGCAAGTATTGCAAGTTTCAGTTATCTTCTGTGCCAGGGCAAGGAACAACGCATTTGAATAGGCATATTGGATTTTATTGTCATTATATCTCTCAAGAGGATAGGGATAGGTTCTTAGCATCTTGGAAGAACACGTCTGGAAGAGAGAATTCTGTATTTGATCCTGTGGTGTTCAGAGGTCTCGTTGCAAAGTACTTTGTTCATAGTGAGTCTGCATTTCAAAAAGCTGATAATCCTATCTGGAAAGAGATGATTTACTATtgccaaccttcatttcatgtGGTCGGCCAACAAACGGTCTGTGCAGATTGTATGTTGTTGTATGCGGAAGAGAAACTGCAGCTACTAGAtcagatcacaaagttgaagtCCCATGTCAGTTTAACAACATATTTGTGGACATCCAATCAAAATCTAGGGTACCTTGGAGTTACAACCCATTACATCAATGAAGAGTTTGAGCTCCAGAAGAAAATCATTGCATTCAAGCAAATCTCATACCCTCATAACTCATTTGCTATTCAAGATGGGATCACTGCTTGCTTAGTGGAGTGGGGCTTGATTGATCGTGTGTTCTCAGTGACCCTAGACAATGCAAGCGTGAACAATAGAGCAGTCAGAGACTTGTGTGCCGCTCTAGGCCCACAGATGTTCTTTAAAGGCGAACATCTACATGTTAGGTGTGCCGCTCATGTGCTCAATCTAATGGTTCAAGCAGGACTGGAAGTCATTCCTGATGAAATCAAAAAGATAAGGGACGTCATCAAGGTTGCCACACCTCTACGCCTTCACGGCTACAAATATTCAATTCAATTGTTTAGACGTTAG